Proteins encoded together in one Solanum lycopersicum chromosome 7, SLM_r2.1 window:
- the LOC138337423 gene encoding uncharacterized protein: MQVLNLKRDFESFNMQEDETISKYADQISLIVNNIRLLGEEYTDRRIVEKVLVTLHERFQSKISSRGKSKDLGKLSVGELISSLQAQEKMRTTRREKSTKGAFSVQKQKGKQQFNPKNKGKHDG, encoded by the coding sequence ATGCAAGTGTTGAACCTGAAAAGAGACTTTGAGTCCTTCAATATGCAGGAGGATGAAACTATCAGTAAGTACGCTGATCAAATCTCCTTAATTGTTAATAACATTAGACTTCTTGGTGAAGAATATACAGATAGACGAATTGTGGAGAAAGTTCTTGTGACTCTTCATGAGAGGTTTCAATCTAAGATTTCCTCTCGAGGAAAATCCAAGGACTTGGGCAAACTTTCAGTAGGTGAACTAATCAGCAGTCTTCAAGCACAAGAGAAAATGAGGACTACGAGACGAGAAAAATCCACTAAAGGAGCTTTCTCTGTGCAAAAGCAAAAAGGAAAGCAACAATTCAACCCAAAGAATAAGGGTAAGCATGATGGATGA